TAGATTTGGGTTTGAATTGGTTAAGTGGTTATGCGAAACAAATAGATGTGAACTCTTGGTTCTCGATAACCGCCAACTCAGTCCTGAACAGGAGCTGGTTTCAGATATGCTGTCCATCATCCACTGTTTCAGTTCACGGCTTTACGGACTTAGAAAATACAGAAAAGAAATTGGACAAGACTTACGGCAAGAATCCCTACAAGAAGAGTCAAAACACACCGCCGAACAGTCTTGTCAAGATTCCGATATTTCCCTGTAAAAAATTGCACGCTATTTGGAAACAATGGTTAGCTGCGTATAGATGGGTGTATAACCAATGCATTCAATTATTTAATGCTGGGACTGTATTGCCTAAAGGTACTAGCCTGGATCAATATATACAATTCCTGCAAAAGCGTCCAGAATATGAATGGACACAGTGTTTAGGTAAAACTAGGCAAGAATCTGTGTGTGAAGCTGAAAGTGCAAAACGGCAAGCTTTAAAGGCGTGGAAAGCTAAACCAAAGACTGAACGCGGTAAATTTGAAATGCGATTTCGTTCTTGTCGGGATAAGTCCCAAGTCATTCAATTTAAGAATGATGCTTACAAGAATGGTACATGGTTTCCTAGTAAAGCAAAAGGATTGCTGTTTTGTTCTGCAATTGGGTACGAAGTGCCACAAAGTTGTGTCTATGGAACAGAGTTAGTTTATCAGAGAGGTCAATGGTTTGCGTGCTTTCCAGAGGTGCGAGAAGTAGTAGCGACCAGAAGCGATAAAGTGATTGCTCTTGACCCTGGTAATCGCTGTTTTTTGACTGGGTATGACGGGGAAAACATCTTAGAGATTGGCAAGGGAGATATCGGGCGCATCACTAGATTGTGCCTGCACCTTGACAGTTTAATCAGTCAAAAAGGCTCTTGCAAAGGTAAACAAAACAAACGTAAAAGATATAAGCTATCTCTAGCTATAGAACGTTTGAGAGAAAGAATTCGTAACCTAGTGAATGATTTACACCACAAAGCGTCCAGCCTGCTAACCAGTACGTATAAACTCATATTTCTCCCCACCTATGAAACCAGTCAAATGGTTTTGAAAACTGCCCGAAAGATTAATAGGAAGTCAGTCAGAAATATGCTATCTTGGGCGACCAGGCGATTTGCCAAGCACTTAGAGCAGGCTGCTAAAAGAAACGGTGTGATCGTGGTTAGGATTAACGAATCATATACCTCAAAAACCTGCCCACACTGTGGAGAAATTCACCGTAAACTAGGTGGCAACAAAGTATTTTCATGCCCTAAATGTAAGTTTACGGCTCCCAGGGATTGGGTAGGCGCAGTTAACATTATGTTGGCTGCTTTGCAGGCTACCGCCTTCCAGGTTAAGGGAACACAACTGTCTATTGAGTCCTTAACCCAGGATGTTGTAGTTTCATAATCTCGTGAGAGATGTGAGGCTTAAAGGTAGCACACGAATATACTTCCCTATCAGTTCCCAGAAAATTCATAAATTTGGCTTTGCCACGTTTACAGCACAGTATATTCTTGTT
This genomic interval from Scytonema hofmannii PCC 7110 contains the following:
- a CDS encoding RNA-guided endonuclease InsQ/TnpB family protein produces the protein MHAIWKQWLAAYRWVYNQCIQLFNAGTVLPKGTSLDQYIQFLQKRPEYEWTQCLGKTRQESVCEAESAKRQALKAWKAKPKTERGKFEMRFRSCRDKSQVIQFKNDAYKNGTWFPSKAKGLLFCSAIGYEVPQSCVYGTELVYQRGQWFACFPEVREVVATRSDKVIALDPGNRCFLTGYDGENILEIGKGDIGRITRLCLHLDSLISQKGSCKGKQNKRKRYKLSLAIERLRERIRNLVNDLHHKASSLLTSTYKLIFLPTYETSQMVLKTARKINRKSVRNMLSWATRRFAKHLEQAAKRNGVIVVRINESYTSKTCPHCGEIHRKLGGNKVFSCPKCKFTAPRDWVGAVNIMLAALQATAFQVKGTQLSIESLTQDVVVS